Proteins from a single region of Sebastes umbrosus isolate fSebUmb1 chromosome 8, fSebUmb1.pri, whole genome shotgun sequence:
- the LOC119492969 gene encoding GRAM domain-containing protein 2B isoform X3, with protein sequence MLSEPLQAVDQEQQELSGWRKPALVRSKTFDHSLLTQIQTDSSDSKIERKKSHYSQLSKSNCQYHKIFKEISKEEQLRQSYTCALQKDILYQGRMFVSDHWICFHSKVFGKDTKIAIPVVSVTHVKKTKTAILLPNALVIATANDRYVFVSFMSRDNTYKFLMSICLHLEEKSPCSSPVPSSAANSFRGQRSPLSPRFPLSFPGDFCDLDVAVRQRRQEMEESSSSDSQTPDYDKIAAFPGPQFLEVLKHTDGAAPPPQHPDQQHKAKSQQNQNQNQNQNQHQNQHQKQHPNQNQNQQSSDNKQHPLQKSSELVIDSRTLKPVSLNTLLFVYLLLVCVLVLSSCYLAFKIVSLEQRLTTLGSVTEFTHQDSDFLRGSNVNTELFSELLTINLMKLEKVQKNLQRLLDEAA encoded by the exons ATGCTCAGCGAGCCTCTGCAGGCCGTCGATCAGGAGCAACAGGAGCTGTCAGGATGGAGGAAACCGGCTTTAGTCAG atCGAAGACCTTCGATCACTCTCTGCTGACTCAGATCCAAACAGACTCATCAGACTCCAAGATAGAGAGGAAGAAGTCTCACTACAGCCAG CTTTCCAAGAGCAACTGCCAGTACCATAAAATATTTAAGGAGATCAGCAAAGAGGAGCAGCTCAGACAGA GTTACACCTGTGCTCTGCAGAAAGACATCCTCTACCAGGGACGGATGTTTGTCTCCGACCACTGGATCTGCTTCCACTCCAAGGTGTTTGGCAAAGACACAAAG ATCGCCATCCCAGTGGTGTCCGTCACGCACGTCAAGAAGACCAAAACCGCCATCCTGCTGCCAAACGCTCTGGTGATCGCCACCGCCAACGACAGG TACGTCTTCGTGTCCTTCATGTCCAGAGACAACACCTACAAGTTCCTGATGTCCATCTGTCTCCATCTGGAG GAGAAGAGTCCATGCAGCAGCCCTGTCCCGTCCTCAGCCGCAAACAgcttcagaggtcagaggtcacctctGTCGCCTCGCTTCCCTCTG AGTTTTCCAGGTGACTTCTGTGATCTGGACGTAGCAGTGAGACAGAGGAggcaggagatggaggagagcagcagctccGACTCCCAGACGCCCGACTACGACAAGATAGCAG CGTTCCCTGGTCCTCAGTTCCTGGAGGTGTTGAAGCACACGGACggtgcagctcctcctcctcaacatCCAGACCAGCAGCACAAAGCAAAGAGccagcagaaccagaaccagaaccagaaccagaaccagcatCAGAACCAGCACCAGAAGCAGCACccaaaccagaaccagaaccagcagagCTCAGACAACAAGCAGCatcccttacaaaaaa GCTCGGAGCTGGTGATCGACAGCAGGACTCTGAAACCAGTTTCTCTCAACACTCTGCTGTTCGTCTACCTGTTACT agTGTGCGTCCTGGTCTTGTCTTCCTGTTATCTGGCCTTTAAGATCGTCTCGTTGGAGCAGAGACTGACGACGCTTGGCTCCGTCACCGAGTTCACCCATCAGGA tagTGACTTCCTGCGGGGGAGTAACGTGAACACGGAGCTTTTCTCTGAACTACTGACCATCAACCTGATGAAGCTGGAGAAG GTGCAGAAGAACCTGCAGAGACTGCTGGACGAAGCTGCCTGA
- the LOC119492998 gene encoding testis-expressed protein 43-like, protein MDEAAGSSRRHELSCSHIPTFSVRHPMIPKLYVMPWKQDMKHQRLLMKNATLAQIPVVPMEESLCLGGKERLCHGQDSSHRSTSSSSSSSSALLSQTGRTAPRSSHFSRYNSSVVTARWLYRT, encoded by the exons ATGGACGAAGCTGCAGGGAGCTCTCGCCGACATGA GCTTTCCTGCTCACACATCCCAACGTTCTCAGTCCGACATCCCATGATCCCCAAACTGTACGTGATGCCGTGGAAACAGGACATGAAGCACCAGAGGCTGCTGATGAAG aacgCCACTCTAGCACAGATCCCCGTGGTTCCTATGGAGGAGTCGTTGTGTCTTGGTGGTAAGGAGCGTCTCTGCCACGGTCAGGACTCCAGCCACCGCTccacctcttcatcctcctcctcctcctctgctcttctcAGCCAGACAGGACGAACAGCTCCTCGCTCCTCACACTTCTCCAG GTACAACAGCTCCGTGGTGACGGCCAGGTGGCTCTACCGAACCTGA
- the LOC119492969 gene encoding GRAM domain-containing protein 2B isoform X1 — MTEQSMNQQEDARKCNRGTAKHGDRDYHSDVENVEERQRYERMLSEPLQAVDQEQQELSGWRKPALVRSKTFDHSLLTQIQTDSSDSKIERKKSHYSQLSKSNCQYHKIFKEISKEEQLRQSYTCALQKDILYQGRMFVSDHWICFHSKVFGKDTKIAIPVVSVTHVKKTKTAILLPNALVIATANDRYVFVSFMSRDNTYKFLMSICLHLEEKSPCSSPVPSSAANSFRGQRSPLSPRFPLSFPGDFCDLDVAVRQRRQEMEESSSSDSQTPDYDKIAAFPGPQFLEVLKHTDGAAPPPQHPDQQHKAKSQQNQNQNQNQNQHQNQHQKQHPNQNQNQQSSDNKQHPLQKSSELVIDSRTLKPVSLNTLLFVYLLLVCVLVLSSCYLAFKIVSLEQRLTTLGSVTEFTHQDSDFLRGSNVNTELFSELLTINLMKLEKVQKNLQRLLDEAA, encoded by the exons ATGACAGAACAGAGCATGAACCAGCAGGAAGACGCCAGGAAGTGTAACAGAGGAACTGCAAAGCATGGGGACAGAGATTATCA TTCTGATGTAGAGAACGTGGAGGAGCGTCAGAGATATGAGAGGATGCTCAGCGAGCCTCTGCAGGCCGTCGATCAGGAGCAACAGGAGCTGTCAGGATGGAGGAAACCGGCTTTAGTCAG atCGAAGACCTTCGATCACTCTCTGCTGACTCAGATCCAAACAGACTCATCAGACTCCAAGATAGAGAGGAAGAAGTCTCACTACAGCCAG CTTTCCAAGAGCAACTGCCAGTACCATAAAATATTTAAGGAGATCAGCAAAGAGGAGCAGCTCAGACAGA GTTACACCTGTGCTCTGCAGAAAGACATCCTCTACCAGGGACGGATGTTTGTCTCCGACCACTGGATCTGCTTCCACTCCAAGGTGTTTGGCAAAGACACAAAG ATCGCCATCCCAGTGGTGTCCGTCACGCACGTCAAGAAGACCAAAACCGCCATCCTGCTGCCAAACGCTCTGGTGATCGCCACCGCCAACGACAGG TACGTCTTCGTGTCCTTCATGTCCAGAGACAACACCTACAAGTTCCTGATGTCCATCTGTCTCCATCTGGAG GAGAAGAGTCCATGCAGCAGCCCTGTCCCGTCCTCAGCCGCAAACAgcttcagaggtcagaggtcacctctGTCGCCTCGCTTCCCTCTG AGTTTTCCAGGTGACTTCTGTGATCTGGACGTAGCAGTGAGACAGAGGAggcaggagatggaggagagcagcagctccGACTCCCAGACGCCCGACTACGACAAGATAGCAG CGTTCCCTGGTCCTCAGTTCCTGGAGGTGTTGAAGCACACGGACggtgcagctcctcctcctcaacatCCAGACCAGCAGCACAAAGCAAAGAGccagcagaaccagaaccagaaccagaaccagaaccagcatCAGAACCAGCACCAGAAGCAGCACccaaaccagaaccagaaccagcagagCTCAGACAACAAGCAGCatcccttacaaaaaa GCTCGGAGCTGGTGATCGACAGCAGGACTCTGAAACCAGTTTCTCTCAACACTCTGCTGTTCGTCTACCTGTTACT agTGTGCGTCCTGGTCTTGTCTTCCTGTTATCTGGCCTTTAAGATCGTCTCGTTGGAGCAGAGACTGACGACGCTTGGCTCCGTCACCGAGTTCACCCATCAGGA tagTGACTTCCTGCGGGGGAGTAACGTGAACACGGAGCTTTTCTCTGAACTACTGACCATCAACCTGATGAAGCTGGAGAAG GTGCAGAAGAACCTGCAGAGACTGCTGGACGAAGCTGCCTGA
- the LOC119492969 gene encoding GRAM domain-containing protein 2B isoform X2, producing the protein MTEQSMNQQEDARKCNRGTAKHGDRDYHSDVENVEERQRYERMLSEPLQAVDQEQQELSGWRKPALVRSKTFDHSLLTQIQTDSSDSKIERKKSHYSQLSKSNCQYHKIFKEISKEEQLRQSYTCALQKDILYQGRMFVSDHWICFHSKVFGKDTKIAIPVVSVTHVKKTKTAILLPNALVIATANDRYVFVSFMSRDNTYKFLMSICLHLEEKSPCSSPVPSSAANSFRGQRSPLSPRFPLSFPGDFCDLDVAVRQRRQEMEESSSSDSQTPDYDKIAAFPGPQFLEVLKHTDGAAPPPQHPDQQHKAKSQQNQNQNQNQNQHQNQHQKQHPNQNQNQQSSDNKQHPLQKSSELVIDSRTLKPVSLNTLLFVYLLLVCVLVLSSCYLAFKIVSLEQRLTTLGSVTEFTHQDDFLRGSNVNTELFSELLTINLMKLEKVQKNLQRLLDEAA; encoded by the exons ATGACAGAACAGAGCATGAACCAGCAGGAAGACGCCAGGAAGTGTAACAGAGGAACTGCAAAGCATGGGGACAGAGATTATCA TTCTGATGTAGAGAACGTGGAGGAGCGTCAGAGATATGAGAGGATGCTCAGCGAGCCTCTGCAGGCCGTCGATCAGGAGCAACAGGAGCTGTCAGGATGGAGGAAACCGGCTTTAGTCAG atCGAAGACCTTCGATCACTCTCTGCTGACTCAGATCCAAACAGACTCATCAGACTCCAAGATAGAGAGGAAGAAGTCTCACTACAGCCAG CTTTCCAAGAGCAACTGCCAGTACCATAAAATATTTAAGGAGATCAGCAAAGAGGAGCAGCTCAGACAGA GTTACACCTGTGCTCTGCAGAAAGACATCCTCTACCAGGGACGGATGTTTGTCTCCGACCACTGGATCTGCTTCCACTCCAAGGTGTTTGGCAAAGACACAAAG ATCGCCATCCCAGTGGTGTCCGTCACGCACGTCAAGAAGACCAAAACCGCCATCCTGCTGCCAAACGCTCTGGTGATCGCCACCGCCAACGACAGG TACGTCTTCGTGTCCTTCATGTCCAGAGACAACACCTACAAGTTCCTGATGTCCATCTGTCTCCATCTGGAG GAGAAGAGTCCATGCAGCAGCCCTGTCCCGTCCTCAGCCGCAAACAgcttcagaggtcagaggtcacctctGTCGCCTCGCTTCCCTCTG AGTTTTCCAGGTGACTTCTGTGATCTGGACGTAGCAGTGAGACAGAGGAggcaggagatggaggagagcagcagctccGACTCCCAGACGCCCGACTACGACAAGATAGCAG CGTTCCCTGGTCCTCAGTTCCTGGAGGTGTTGAAGCACACGGACggtgcagctcctcctcctcaacatCCAGACCAGCAGCACAAAGCAAAGAGccagcagaaccagaaccagaaccagaaccagaaccagcatCAGAACCAGCACCAGAAGCAGCACccaaaccagaaccagaaccagcagagCTCAGACAACAAGCAGCatcccttacaaaaaa GCTCGGAGCTGGTGATCGACAGCAGGACTCTGAAACCAGTTTCTCTCAACACTCTGCTGTTCGTCTACCTGTTACT agTGTGCGTCCTGGTCTTGTCTTCCTGTTATCTGGCCTTTAAGATCGTCTCGTTGGAGCAGAGACTGACGACGCTTGGCTCCGTCACCGAGTTCACCCATCAGGA TGACTTCCTGCGGGGGAGTAACGTGAACACGGAGCTTTTCTCTGAACTACTGACCATCAACCTGATGAAGCTGGAGAAG GTGCAGAAGAACCTGCAGAGACTGCTGGACGAAGCTGCCTGA